In the genome of Aedes aegypti strain LVP_AGWG chromosome 2, AaegL5.0 Primary Assembly, whole genome shotgun sequence, the window tacttgccaagatagaagatttctcctaatgcttccaaaactcaacttataacaGACTTAACCCTCCAGGAAACTTTCAGATTAGCGAGACTCTAACGAAATTATTATACAGGTTCTTAGATTCTTCGAGGGAAAGTTTCAGGCATTCGTGTAGTGATTCATTACAAGATTTATATTGAAATACTTTCGGGTACTCCTGGcatccctccagaaattcctccaaaggttCTCTTCCAATTCTTCCACAGATTGGATTCAATGGATacctaaaggaatttcttcaaaatttgttcCGTGAAATCCAGTGTAACCATCCCAAGTAAGTTTCACAGAGATCACTATTTTCCATGTTATCattaattcttccaatgatttttcCATTAGTTACTCTAGcagatcttccaaaaattcccaCAACGTtcaattacaaattttaaaaaagacaatcttttatgattttttctaggaaatttcctttttttcagCCATttgtgattatatcatggatcgcatcaccaaacactggttactcctagatctctaccttatcccactaacttAATACCCTTTTCAAGACAACTGTGGAAATGCaaaggtatactcggtctctagtaacaacggctgtctaactaacattccttcccatcTCTGTACATCTTTGATTTTTCCGGTccatcacggagtagcaactacgaatgcTCATTCACATGCTCAAACCTTTTCCTTCCAGCCACTTCCATATGGATTCAAAAACTCATCTAAGGTTTCTCCAAAGAAATgcttcaaaaaatattccaggCATTTTAgcagaaaatttatttatattttattccaGGAATCGCTAAATAAATTCGACCTAAGTTCCTCTATTAtttaagttcctccagaaatttatctaggaattCCCAAAGCATCTCATCCAGGGATTATTCCTAcagttcttccaaatatttcttaacaAATTTATCGGGTAAAATTCCTTGGatcctttaaaatttattttaggtTTTCATTCCAGCAAATACTACTGCaattattccagtaattcctgagatcattcctgcaaaaaaatcatcaggaattccgttcgatatttttcattaaaattctcaaaattatgCTAAATACACTAgtttacaaaataaaacaaatgtgGAACTTTACCATTCGACATTCActatattgaaaatttgagaaaatgatTCATGGAAGGTTAAAATCGGATATAAATGGTAGAAGTCATGGCCATTCTTGTATGAGTACCGTGTGCAATTATTTTCTAGCGTTTTATATTTAAAAACGCATTTTGCGTTAGAAGCGGTTAAAACTGAACAGTAAATCATGCAAAAAACAGAATCGTTTAAGAAAGCTACACTTGAGTTTAACAATGTGAAATTTGTAGTTAAGTTTACATAATTTCTAGTTTATGAATTGCAACTAGTATTTggattttgaacagtttttatTGAATTAAAAACTACGTCCATGATGCTCACTTTTTGTTTCGTGATAAAGAAGCCATCAAAAATCATCCATCATTGTttcataccaaaaaaaaaaaccattctaTGGTTTTCATCTGCTGGTGAAAACATTCTCCGTATTCGCCACTTTCATCACCATGATTCTTCGGGAAAAAATCCAGGTGCAAGAGTAGAAAATGAATCTTCATAGCCATTTTCGCACCTGCATGGCATGAGAAATAGTAATTGACAAAAGCTGTAGTAAATGTTATATTTTGAATGTTTACTTATACCTTCCTACTGTTCCTACAGTATTGGACGCAGTTTCTTAATTTGAGGATCCACGAAAACATCTTCTTTTGTCTCCGCATCCGATAGATTTGGAAACACTGATTTCAAGTACTGGAATGCCGGACCTTCTTTCTGCAACGCATTCttaaattttttgaagagaCTTTACGGCACATTCCGGAAAGTTATTGCTTGTACAGGTCTTGATGAAATTGTTGTACAAAATTCCTGGCACAACTTGTAGAACAATCATTGCgtcaattcttgaaatttttgaccGATTCATTTAAGAATTTTCTGTAGAATCGTTGGTCAAATACCTAGAGAGGATAGCTACCATTCACGACGCAACTTAAAACAGCATCGGACATTTGTATGAGGGCATTATGTTGGCGAAAATTGagatgattgaaaggtggaagcatgTCTATAAGAGTATCTATTTTAAATTTACGGTCTCTAAAGTAACTTTTTtgctttgtagtaaatcctgAAGAATCTCACAGAAACCTTCAGTGACTCTAACGTAAttatttaacagatttttcagattcctcgaggaaaagctTTAGACATTAGTCTAGTGATTTTACAAGACatttattttgtaatattttaggACACGCCTCCTGGCACCCCATTAGAAATTATTGTAGAGAATCTTCTCCAATCcttccagaaatatctccagtGGTTTTTCAATgcattctttgagattttttttcagaattcgtCCCAGAAAATCCAGCGTAACAACCTACAATACATTCTACAGAGAGCACTCTGAAATTTTTCCTggagagatttctccagatatttcttattaatttttccaccattttctCCAGTAAGGGCTCCAGCAGATCTTCTAAAGATTCCTttaagagttctttcaggaaaatCCACTAAGGTTCACCACACAGTTATTAACGGCAATCGTTgaggattttttctaggaaatctCAACCTTCCAACCATTTTTGTacggattctttcaagaattcatccaaaatttctttcaagaatttgctttaaaaaatccttcaaattttattccaGGGAATCAATTAAGAACTCTTCTTTATttagttcctccaagaatttctccatgaattgctccatcctaataaaaaaataaggattttacAAACATTGGGTTTAGTTCATgtataaatttttcaacatttcagAACAAGCTTTTTTATCAAACAATCCTCAGGATTATGGATGGCGCTACCGAAGATCCATGTTTCCCATGAGTTCTGCAATCAATATGAGCAGACAAAACACGATTGTCACTAAAAacgacatcgccgaaaacgacaACAAAATTTATAAAGTAGAGGATCCTTGCAGAATAGCTGGTAAAACTCGAACAGGAATGTCTGATGAGATTCCCCGATATATTTCTAAAACAATCTCCCAAATGAACTCATAATACGATTTTTGAACGAATTTCTGGTAGCTTTTCTTTAGAACAGGCGTACTCCAAAAGTTTCCTTAGGTATTGCATTAGGAATATCTTTCGTAATATTGCCGGCAAGTTCATCCGGGAACTTAGTGTAAACCTGGAAGAATTCAGTCTGCTCTGAAAAAAATACCGGAAATGTCAGATTTACAGGATGAGTtccttaaggttttttttttctatctttattaacgagatttttagccctggttcatctcgggaccaacggccttacttcccttccgaaggaagtcgtcactgaaatttttagtgactatctcggggatgggattcgatcacaggtcctcggcgtgagaggcgtgtgttctaaccactataccaggtccgtccccttccTTAAGGTTTGTCGGCCAAACATTTTGCGAGCTTTGGCACTCAGGGACAGTGTCTACATGAAGATTGGAATAGGAAAtaatgagacacacaaaaatgaacaccaaaaaatcatttttatcggattcttctcaaattttcagggattaaatAACTAGCTgtatattagctatgttttcgcataatttatttattgaatttccttCCCCAAGCTTAATGCTCGTACATTTCCCCTAACACTActcatgagatcttgggcgaggctttgtccatctttcttacacaatttctcctagtttttcttcaaagcttaaTCGGTTTTGAATGTATTCCCGCatttaaagacaatttacaccgtcttcagtcaaaggctgcacagtctgaacaatcacaaacattaggcaacggacgacacggaacacccagtagcccagtgatgaatttttcgtttgacgaaaagcttccaccgactggagcgggaatcgcaCCCACGCCTCGTGGCGCAATACGCttgaacgactgacgccgctaccgcatggctacgaagcccacaactgGCTTAGCGTAATGGTAAGAAGCGAGATCCGGCGTGGGACCATGGTTTTTTAAAACCCGGCAGTAGATGTTGTAAGAAGTTAGTAGAgctgttggtcccgagatgttGATAAATATGGGTTTAGTAGCATTAAAACAAAACCCtggcgaagtgaatcaaaagtgccaagaatagcatCCTCCTATTAGCACAATTGATCGGTGTTTAATAAGACTGGACCAAgcgtttttgatggtttaggcAAACGTAGTTCCAGCCTTAAAAAACAATAtgtttgcattatttgctgttaTATCTGATGTTGGATGAAATGTACAATAGCTAAATGATTTTTTAGtatattcattttaaaaaccGACCAAAGGGTCATTttttgcgtttgggcccctGAATTAGGAAccgagaaaattttgaaagttataccggaaaaaccggaaaaaaacgggaatttcaaaatggaaatttggtggccaccctgtaacTCTCTAAACTAATCCAAAATTTCACTATATTTTAcccacgcgataaaaagttacacccaaaacaaagtgtcgcatATTTTCCGAGTCAAATctttatttcaatatacagtcaacaacgccgaccctcagtaggatccgtcatcgttgatTGCTTCTTGGTGTAAATGTAGCTTTGACAATACATACACGAGTCCAATGAAGGGTGCATTATCCACTGATTCTTATCCAGCTActgacattcggtggcagcaaatTAAATTTCgcccatcaaaaaaaaaatcatttttattaatataCCCCAAAAAAATgtccgcaaattgcaaaagttgaacTTTTTCTTCAGAAGGCAATCATGGTTCATTATCTGGAGGCATATTGCCgttaaaatataaaactcatttGCATTTTTTAAACTCAATTCTCAATGTCAATGCCTCCAGGTGAATCTAAATATTGAAAAGACATCAGCAATGAGTGACACTGAATGATGCGTGTGTTGTACCCACTCTCATTCTCGTTGCTTTCGCTTTCAAAGTCAGATTGGACAGACACTGCTCAGCGAATCTCTTTTAAGAAACGTATTCACTATATTTTAATGCAAGACTCTATTTTCAACGAAAGGTATCTAATATATCCTAAAGTACTTCAAGAATTATtgtagtgatttctccagagactaCTTCAGCGATACTTTCTGAgatccctccagaaatttgtttaaaaattgctCCGTTAGTTCTCCTGGCAagccgtccagaaattccttcagcaattccagGACATCCTTAAGCATTCTAACGCTAATACTTACCACAGGgactattttgaaaatttccctaGGAACTATCTCAAGATTTCAGCCAGAGATATTTCCTATAAATCTTCCACcaatttctccagttgttactttaagagatttttcaaagtttcctacaggagttctgACAAGACAATCCACAAAAGTGTTTTCTTGAGTTTTTGAATGATTTCGTTTAAGGACTTTTCCAGGAAAATCTATTGCTCCAGTAGTTTCCATGttgaaatttagttgttttataGTTATAGTACGCGATTCAAGATTACCATACAATTGATGAGATGGACATTTCAATTATATATGATAAAagagacaaacatttcaaacacAAAAATAAATGAACCAATGGGATTTAATCCACGACCTGTGCGAATAGTTGAacgtttaccgctacgtctATGTATTTGAATCTGGCAAAAAATCTAATTGAGATCGTAAAAAACATTGCCTACACTGCAAAGACATTAGCAATACTTTAtaattcaataataaaaaaagtattgaaattgcGAGATCAATCGTGTTCTAAACATTATAaccaaataacaaaaatatcaaaaaataagtTGTGTAGATTTCTTCAACACAAAGTTGTAAAGCAGATAATATGAAACAAGCTCTCCAATCAATGAATCAACAAAAACTTGAAACGATAATAATGTTCGCAATTGTACGACGATATGATTTCTCAAATCATAATTTCGTTTCGGTGTGCTGAATGTCGGCAACAGTTCTTCTCGTCCTGTTGCTTGCTTTGAAcagaaaagaaaattaaaaaaatatgttccagTCTTGAGAGGGGGAAATGTCAGTTGTAAATGATATgacataggccttttcatgtgacagatccgtctatgcatttgtttacatcggtggaggaccggtgctaacacgggtctgtcattttcataaaagaactgtcaaagttcttcccgatcagctgatttgagacgtcatgtgaataggcctattgtaAGGAAtgctgtttgttttgttttgattgctTCGCAAAACATCAATGCAAAGTTTGAACTCttcataattttgataatcAGCGTAGATTGTACCTACCTTCAATAATGTCCGAAATAAAGAAAGAAATCTCATCGGAAACGATTTGCCGGCTATGTCTTCAAGAACGGGACCACTATCGATCCATTTTCCCCAGCGAGAACATCGCTCTGGACGATTGGATCGAGAGTCTTACCACGATAAAGGTTTCAAGAGATAAATTATCGCTTCTAGATTTATCACATTTAGAAAAGTTATTTTCAGATACTGTACGTATCTAACGCACCGGCAGCGCTATGCCTTGAGTGTGAGACAATTCTGAAAAACTACGAGTCATTTCGAGAGATGTGCTTCATCAACGATCGttcattccgggaaatgtttCCCCAAACGACGGAACAACCTTCAATCGATGATGATGAGGATTTCAAAGATGGTCGGGAGGTCTATACCTTTGAATACATGGTGAAGGAGGAAAGTGATCTTCAAAGTGACACCATTCCTGAAATCGAGAACATGTCAGCAGTAGTAAATGAGAACAATATGTCCGAACTTTCGACAGTCGAAGATTGGACAGATTCAACTGCCACATCAATGGATCATTTCCCCTACCAGTGCCACATCTGTTTGCGTAGATTCCGTGTTGAGCGTAATCTGAAGAGGCATGGTCGAGTCCATATGCCGAAAATGGCAAAAGTTCAGTGCGAATActgtgaaaaattgttaacaaatGATACAGCACTACGGATACACATGCGGAGTCATACACGAGAGGAGGAACCGTACGGATGCCAGGAGTGTGGGCAGTCGTTTAGCACTTCGGGTCTGTTGACGCGGCACGTCAGAATACATAACAAGAATCGGATGATTGATTCTGTAGACGCacagttgataaaataaacgattatgaataaattttgttatgccGTGTTATATGTGTTATATGTACTCTGCATATTTCAAAAACCTTTAATCATTCTGTTTTCGTTTATACCAGAAATCTACCAAGTTATTGCAAATGTTcataactattaaactttttcaactcattttttttttttgattttctattaagaTTTGGCTTAGAGGGTTcgcataaattaaaaaaaaaagaaatcaatcTTTTCAATATCCTCCAACCTGCTAAACCATTGCTGGTAAATGCCAAAATTCTTAACATAACTACctctattcttgtttacgtgcGAATgttctttcgatcgaaaactgttttgcattcccgtttacgccagcaaaattaAGTGGGCCATGGATTCGAACCAATGGatctatgcacgggttcactttttgacgttttagcggtgccgtgttatttatgtgaccatggaaactagtgaattcggcaccgctcaaacgtcaaattaatgaacttgtgcatcggtccataggatTTGATCGAAAGTTGAATTCGACGAGAATGAGGGTGAATATCAACTAGTATGACCAACTGATTGTATGTCACACTTTGACACAAAACAGAACTTGCGAAAATTGGCTACAGAAACGAAAATATAATCCTGCAGAGTACCgtcatttcgggtgaaattgatcatttttcacggtttttcacTTTTgctttctaaaatgttatcaataccgTACATCTAAATGCAGCAAATCAAGTACGACGctgaacctcattggctcatgtaccgttttgattcatatggatcaatgcacgagttcactcaattgacgtttgagcggtgccgaattcacccattgccatggtcacgtaaataacacggcaccgctcaaacgtcaaataatgaactcgtgcattgatccattacGGACACCTAAGGCCTCAGGGACGTACAGTACATCacaaagcatataaaataaatcattctgtatgattcctttgCGTCATCGAGTCTCTAAAACACAAAACCTTCGAATGGCTAGTGGAGATTGTGATTCcgtaacatgaataattttgaataaataaaaatgtgttgacttttcatgattcttattccggacgcttccttacttttgaaTATGagattccggacacttcgattcgaattccggacaactaatgaaaatcatgaaaagaaaattgaaatcgtcaaaccactaaagagatgTTTAAGGCAGATGGGCATTATACATATTCATActtatctatggaaaatgcttactAAATTAAGCCttgaaaatgaaaacttttgaacTGCAAAAatcgaaacatttcgtgtgaaatgtttcccatacaaagtagagtgtccggaatttgaagctgtccgtaatatgaatcaaaacgatacctaaattttctaataaatgtgatgttagtgctaaaaatcattcctcaaataaaaaatcgggagatcccatttcggggtgatcacacttgtcaatgtgattattgttagttttgaaatcaaCTCTACATACCTACTTAATTTGAAcctcctgaatccgaatatgcttgctaaattcttttaaaaagaCAATCTATTTggaacagaaattcaattatttcaaaacgagcaaattgattttgaagcatCTTCACAAACATTCAGGCTGATATCATATCCACATCCTTGTtaagaactagaagtttatagatgtctattAACACCACATCAAACATGAttctgaaattttacgttatttacatagaaataaacattttttgacacagAAAACTTCactacacacaattcgacaatatttAAGACAAATGACGTTAATTTACAACAGGTTGCATCCATTTTGATGCACTAATTGTAAGAAATAaaaacgatgatcaatttcatcctACTGATTAATTTCATCCGAATTTACGGCACGTTGCCTTGCTAACAACTTCTGTATTTAAATGATAGCTCGGGTGAGTTTAAACCTTATGAAACAATAATTGGCTTGTAACTTATCTTCTttgagagagagcgagagaaACAATGGGGATCTTAAGCAAAAACACGTGTTTTGAGGTatgataaaaatatgatttctACGAGTCATTCACTACATTTCAAaagcacagaaaaaaatatataaacattGGGTCTTGATTGAAATCGAactcaaaacagcttaatataaaCACTCCGTTTC includes:
- the LOC5568171 gene encoding zinc finger protein 26 → MSEIKKEISSETICRLCLQERDHYRSIFPSENIALDDWIESLTTIKILYVSNAPAALCLECETILKNYESFREMCFINDRSFREMFPQTTEQPSIDDDEDFKDGREVYTFEYMVKEESDLQSDTIPEIENMSAVVNENNMSELSTVEDWTDSTATSMDHFPYQCHICLRRFRVERNLKRHGRVHMPKMAKVQCEYCEKLLTNDTALRIHMRSHTREEEPYGCQECGQSFSTSGLLTRHVRIHNKNRMIDSVDAQLIK